In the Podarcis muralis chromosome 15, rPodMur119.hap1.1, whole genome shotgun sequence genome, gtgaatagcaccttcaggccagattttaacagattttaatattgtgggagcccgtttcctgagtgggatatatgctggtaccaggaacagagacatatggtcggactggcccaagtgtggcagctgtaaagccctatagccgtgatttacattcgaataaactttatccagtgtcttgtcccctcttgtgggacatttcacatgctgatagagcgttgggaaAATCTTGTAAAACTATTCTCAGCTATCCATACAGAGAATCCAAATATACAAAACACAACGTCTCGGGGGCTGCTTATAAATTATTCAGTTCATAAGAAGATCTTGTGTCCAGAGTAGGTATATTCAGTCTGTCCTGCTCATGACATCCAGACCTGCCCTTGAAAGTCTGTTTTTAAGTTCAATTTTGTTAGTGGATGAAATAAATGGCCCCCACACTGCATTGAATTTGtctggttttccttttattcCTTTCAAGTTACGTGTTTTCTCAGCAAGGGCTAGACACTAGACATTCTTGTAGCATAAATCTACAGTCCTTGAAATCTTTCCTTGTTTGCATTGTGGATAACTGAACAACCACCGGCGATATGATCACTAAGTCTTTAGATTTCATATCAGTATTCAAGCCCTCGACGATAGTTAGTAAGACACTTGGGGTGAGAAAACCAGCCTGAACTCCTTTTGAACATCACCTAAGCCAAGGGTGGGGGAACTCTGGCCTTCCAAATTTGGTTGAACTGGAATTCTCAAAAATAGTCATGCTGGTAGGGAATGTTGGGAGTTAGAaaccagcaacctctggagagttccccacccccaatctaaGCTATGTGGTAGCAAATTCATTAAGCAGCtcatgaagaagtattttcttttaggAAACACTATATATAGATTTTATAGAtaaggcttatccacacttacctttcctccactctttccaggtaCTGTCCGtgatttaaagctccatgtccaattGCCCTTTATTTTTGCTCTGGAGTTGTCCCCacaaaaacccgctctttaaagctcaatcaagGCAAACAGCAATCCGTAGAAAACCCAAATtggtgtttgctccaattcagctttaaagagcctGTTTTGATGGGGAAAGCACtggcctgtgcctggaaagtaTGGATAAGCCCTTCGTTAATAATAATGTATTCCAGCACAAAATCAGAGTTTTCCTGATGCCATGTTCATATCTCGAGCAGGGTGGCTATGAAATAAGCCTCACCTTCACACCTCTGCCTGGCCAAAGGATGAGTTTTGATATGCTtcgtggttgctgttgtttttcaaaagAGGTCTTAAAATGCCACTTTGATGCTGAGAATCAGTAAAAGGAAAAATGCTTTGCTTGGGTACTATAGGATAAGAACTGACAGGCGGCATAAATACTTGTGGCATATGATTTATAGATTACACCCTGTCGTGTTGTAGGGAACTTGGCATGCATTGTAATGGATTTGGTTTCTAATAAGGAAGAGTGCATTGTGATTTTGTGTAGCTCCTTGCTGACGTACATGCAGAGATGCTTGTTTGTGGAGATTACCTTGGCAGAAGAGGGGAGGTTGACGTGCTCCTGCCTGATATGCAAATAAATGAAGACAGGTCTCTGCATTGTGCCTGACAATAACagcaatcttttctttcttttttatttctttctccaAGTAATTATAATGTGAAGGACAGAGTCCAGACTGAATGATGTGCCTTAATAGTGAGATGAATCTCAAAGAGAAATGGCACTGAACAGACAGTGAAGAGTGGTGGTGAGAGAGGCAAACTCATTTCAGTGCATCAAGTGGAGGGAGCGTGCAACCCTCGCTGCTCTTGTGGGATGATTAGAAGTAATGAAGTTCATTTTATTAATGGCAATTAATATAAAATTAGAAAATGGCAGTGGAAGGAGAAAAAGCTCAATGGCGGGTGAAGGGGACTGTGCATATCCAGAAAACCACCAGGAGTCACTTGCTAAAtttcccatttgaatggcaagtcTGAGCATCCTGGGCTTTGTCACAGAGACCCAAACTTCTGCCCTCCCCCAATTTACTTTATTTTACCTTCTGATACattatctcacccttcctccaggGTGCCTAAGGCTGTGTAAACGGATTTCTTCCTcgtccccattttattctcacaatgcTCCTGTGGTGTAGGTTAAACTGAGAGATCGTAACTGGCTCAAGGTTACCAAATGACTTagatggctgagtagggatttgaacctggatctcaTAGGTCCTAGTCTAACCTCGATACCATACTGCAGCCttcaccaagctggtgccctccagatattttgaactccCATgttacagctgtgctggctggcaaTATTGGGAGCTACTATGTTTTTGTCTTTTGagagattattattttaattgcatAGTATGGTAGTTCTGTTTTCTATTGCAACATAGCTTCTCAAAGTCACTGTTtgcaatatatatacatattgttGTTTTGTAAACAGCTTGTCTTAAGTACTAAGTGGTatgcaaatatataaaatataatctAGAATATAGACCCCCAATAGTTCAATAGCATCAAAAAATATAAAAAGTTCCAGTTGTCTATTTCATGGTTTGTCTTAAGCGCAGCTAGCTTAACTGATAGAACAGTTTGACCGTTATGATATAATTGTAATCACTTATGATTAAATTAATGCAGGTCAATAAATGATTATTATCCATGACAGCAAAATGGACAATCCATGTTCCATGCAGTGTAACTTTCGGCTGGAGACAAACTGGAGGGCATCAGTTGTCTTCATATCCTGTTTCTGGCTTCCCAAAGGTAAGAAACAGGATGGTGGAATACACAGACCTTTGCTCTGAGCCGACAAGGTGCTTTTTAAATTCTCAGAGCACAAGTTCTAGGCTTACCTCTCCCTTTTGCAGTTTAAACATTTCAGAATGATATTCATCAAGGACAGTCTGAACTAAGGCATTGGCTTCCTCCTCAACAACACACAAGATGATCCCATCCAGCAGTTCCTCTTGGTCCAATTCTTGTTGTGCCTCTTGGATCTAAGCCAGCAGTAAAAGAGCATATACATTACACAGTACCATCAGAGAAATTCTGCATTTATTTCCTTTTGCACAGGGGGCAGAAAGGAGGAGATGTGGGAGAAAGGTGGCCAGTATATTACTCACTAGTTTTGGCAAAGCTGCATGGGCCACCTCAGTCACTATTTCATCCATGCTATTGAAAATAGCAGCCCTGTTGAGGTACTCATCGGCAAAGTCCTTCACAGCGCTTTTGACTACATCAGTAGACGTATCTCTTGCTGCTTTTGCCAAGAATGGGTCTAATGACAACGAGTGAGTGAAGTTCTCCATGTCTGACAGGGGCTCTTGTCTGGGAACCCTGGGAAAAGACTGGCCTTGATCCAGAGAGCTGTGAAAGACAATAAACTGTTTGTGCCTCTCTGTGCAAAGCTCTTGCACAATTAATGGGCGAGATGAACTAATCAACACAGCCCTGGTCAGCAAGCATTATTAACATCTTCTAAAACGCAAAGCCATAATCTCAGAATTAATTGGATAATTCAGCAGTTGAGCCATACTTGTACATTAGCATTCATTAACTGCTTCAGTTAAAAGTGCAAGGTTTTGTATTTGTAATCTTTACGAATGACAAAGTATCTAGACAGTTACTGCTTATTTTCCAAGATACTTTGGTTTTTAttgatacattaaaaaaaatttttttttcttgtaataTTTGTATGTACCCCAGTGTGCATAGGTTGGCATTCAATTACATTTTACTCACatcaggcccactgaaattaataaacatgactaaattagtcccattcattttaatagatCTGGTCTGAATAAAATTTGGTTGAATACCATCTATAGCCTCCTGGttatgggtggaattcagtgtagtGCTATTACAAACATTATGTCTCCACAAGCGTATCAGCCTGCCAGATGGAACGATCCCCATTTTTCCTGCAAGCTGTTCTAGGCGTtctccacacccacacccactcgAGCCAATTTGGGGCAgtgggggagaaaagaggagagacatcccattgcacaagtggaagctcTTGCACAGGGGTTCTGCTGCCAGGGTTCATTAGGTGAGTCCTGTGTTTTTATTGGGTGGGGAAATCATCCTTTATTTTCTATTCTCTTATTTATAATGCTAATAGTTTATTTGCTGTTCCACATTATTGCCACCAACAATTATTCACTTAGCAGCCTCACTTAGGCTGTCATACAATAATAAATGTTTGCCTCTGAGTacgtcccattgaattcagtgaggcttaacATCTGTGTAGGGACTGCACTATGGGCATAGCctggatttatgttggggggggtagGCGTTTTGTTTTGGCGGGGAGAACCGAGCTATCCCTGATGCGATTGATCagatagttaagtatttttatttatttacttgatttaggggggcatttgccccccccccccgcacaccccTGGGTACACTCACAGACTGCACCATTTGTGAATCTGGCACATTACAGAAAATTATTTATGCaaaggggcgtgggtggcgctgtgggttaaaccacagagcctaggacttgctgatcagaaggttggtggttcgaatccccgcgacggagtgagctcctgttgctcagtccctgctcctgccaacctagcagttcgaaagcacgtcatagtgcaagtagataaataggtaccgctccggcgggaaggtaaacagcgtttccatgtgctgctctgcttcgccagaagcggcttagtcatgctggccacatgacccgaaagctgtacgccggctccctcagccgataaagcgagatgagcgccgcaaccccagagtcggccacgactggacctaatggtcaggggtccctttacctttacctttatttatgcAAAACAATTCATTTCAGATGGGGGGAAAGTCATTTTATAAAAAAATCCTAGTCTGATCATATCAAAGCAATGTTCAACATGCGAAAACATTCAGAATTTGTTGTGGGAAAGCAATTCAATAACTTTCAATTCAAAGGAAAAGTATTTTATTACTTACTTGGATTTTTCATGTTCACCTTTTGAAGGTTTTCTAtaagtgaatttcaaagggtgaaGTCTCTGAATCTGTGTGATACAGAGGAACATTGGTCActtacagtgccagatttacatataagctaaacaagctatagcttagggccccactctcttgggggccacccaaaaattatgagtctttgtaaattgtgtttctaaaggaacttttgttattgccaaatgccaatgtgtttgcattattaagtttgttatgaagaaaaaatcattttaagttagaactTAGGAATTATTtcactcttaatatacttcttcttaattgtatttcactataaTATACTtcctcttaattgtatttcagttcaacaattactttgataaatagATCTttttttatgtgcaaatggctttagatacctattaggtccataaattaccatatagcatatagtcaacacaaaaaacagcaacgatttgttgacaaaggacagctagatatataaagggccccattacattcagtagcttagggcctcatcaaacctaaatccgcccCTGGTCACTTACCATGAAGGATCCTTCCAGGCAGATATACAGAATGCATCCAGGTGCCAGTGGGTTAACCCTTCCATTGCcaaaaatatcatcatcatcatcattatagacCTATCCTCATTCATGAACCTGTATTAACCATTTTACAAGTCCTTCAAAGCCAGTTGTAATTCATCACCGCTTTCCAGTCTCCTGGAGAAAGAAATCATGGGCACAAGCCACTGCAACTGCTTCCTGCAAATGTgccacagaaataaataaaactaactgTATTCTGGGAGAACTCCCCAATGGATTCTGCACATCacctttttggtgtgtgtgttaggTAGGATACAGTGAGAAGACACTAAGAGAGGTGGACTGCTGGCTAGTATTTTGGTGTATTTTCAGCATTTCTAAGATGCCTTTCAGGGCAAATTCCTTTCAGAGCAGTTCACATGCAGGTTTgaaaatatgtaataataataaaaaaagcacaacaattGCAAACTAAAGCACCAGTCTTAAAACACTATACCTTGAGAAAAGTTGTGAAGTCTTCCATGAGCATTTCCATGAGGATTAACAGATTAGCACATCTGAAAGCAAACTCATCACCTCCCCAGAAACAGGGAATTGGGGTTCTGGGTTCCTAGAAAGTATCCAGAGAGCAAAACTTGATTTAAGCTCTGAACAGTGAGAAAGGAGGAAGCATAGTTCTCTAAGTATTCTTTTGTATGGGTGAAATGTGCAATGGTGTTTGTACTTACCTGTGTTGCTAGGCTGTGTGTTTTGCAATAGCTACAGCTCAGCACCTCAGAAATCTGTGTCAGACTGTCAAATTACAGCCACAGGATGGAAGCTATTCCTAGCTTTGATATTACTGGGCAGTCCCAACTCCTCTGCTACTCTTTGCCATTTCCTGTCCCTGTAATAATGCaccagtgttttttaaaaaatgcattcataAACAAGTAAGTGAATAGAAGGAACAATTTTGAGGGTTGTTTACATATATTCAGATATACTGTTACCCCTATAGCTCTGGCTAGCAATTATTTTTTAACAGGATCCATATTATGAACTGAGGAAGGGTCAACATGAACAATTCAGGAAACCGATCATGCACCACACATTTGAGCTCTGGGAACCAAGAAGGGGTGACTCATTGGGGATCCATAATTGTGGGTCACAAGCTGCAAAATTTAGTTGATCCTGCTAGCTGGTTACCTTAAAACAACAATTATATAAAACAGAGGCAACTTACAGACTAGACTGGATGTCAATTTACCAGTTATGCAAAACACAATCATTAGAATATCTTGCTCGAAGGTCGTCTCTTAACTAAAATTTACCTAGTTTTGTATCACTGAACCTAAACTAAACTGGAATTGTAATTAGACACATTTGGTGGGTATGTCTTTGAGCAAGCTGCCAGACTAGTATCTAACAACTGTAAACATTTATGATGCAATCCTTTGCAGGTCTGCTTAGAAGTGAATTTAACTGCAAATGCCAATGTGATTGCAGCTTCAGTATGGTTGGGGAAATGGCAGTATCATTAATACAGATCTTAAAACATCAGACCCTCGAAACACCTCTATTTTCcatggacatccctgatttagagaagctgtcctggtttctgatttgatcccggaatgtcccacttttccttcggatgtcttattttcattggataaatgttggagggtatggagttatctgacc is a window encoding:
- the LOC114585162 gene encoding uncharacterized protein LOC114585162 isoform X2; this translates as MEMLMEDFTTFLKIQRLHPLKFTYRKPSKGEHEKSNSLDQGQSFPRVPRQEPLSDMENFTHSLSLDPFLAKAARDTSTDVVKSAVKDFADEYLNRAAIFNSMDEIVTEVAHAALPKLIQEAQQELDQEELLDGIILCVVEEEANALVQTVLDEYHSEMFKLQKGEVAVLAAKQLIDIFLLERVIGKMSLQGPRFSGKEHSSAILDNFMFDILLKQLFSIQQQQRVTSENIPLGDFHLKAFTEVALDVILTELNKVVDEDMEDLLEYEKKAQGI
- the LOC114585162 gene encoding uncharacterized protein LOC114585162 isoform X3; translated protein: MIQRLHPLKFTYRKPSKGEHEKSNSLDQGQSFPRVPRQEPLSDMENFTHSLSLDPFLAKAARDTSTDVVKSAVKDFADEYLNRAAIFNSMDEIVTEVAHAALPKLIQEAQQELDQEELLDGIILCVVEEEANALVQTVLDEYHSEMFKLQKGEVAVLAAKQLIDIFLLERVIGKMSLQGPRFSGKEHSSAILDNFMFDILLKQLFSIQQQQRVTSENIPLGDFHLKAFTEVALDVILTELNKVVDEDMEDLLEYEKKAQGI
- the LOC114585162 gene encoding uncharacterized protein LOC114585162 isoform X1 — translated: MEMLMEDFTTFLKIQRLHPLKFTYRKPSKGEHEKSNSLDQGQSFPRVPRQEPLSDMENFTHSLSLDPFLAKAARDTSTDVVKSAVKDFADEYLNRAAIFNSMDEIVTEVAHAALPKLIQEAQQELDQEELLDGIILCVVEEEANALVQTVLDEYHSEMFKLQKGEVAVLAAKQLIDIFLLERVIGKMSLQGPRFSGKEHSSAILDNFMFDILLKQLFSIQQQQRVTSENIPLGDFHLKAFTEVALDVILTELNKVVDEDMEDLLEYEKKAQVERNLGLGG